One stretch of Bosea vaviloviae DNA includes these proteins:
- a CDS encoding ABC transporter ATP-binding protein, translated as MNQGPPERPFVQVRDLRRIFDVSKPWLNRVLERAPRQYLKAVDGVSFDIRRGETFALVGESGSGKSTVARMVVGLLPPSDGTVSIAGISMNDVNVAQERQRLRRRIQMIFQDPYASLNPRWRVGRIIAEPIRAFGIVHGEADITGRVGELLTLVGLHPDDAGKFPHEFSGGQRQRIAIARALASNAEFIVCDEPTSALDVSVQAQILNLMRDLQQRFGLTYLFISHNLAVVRHMATRIGVMYLGRLVEVSEGKQLFSHPRHPYTRMLLDAVPDVAMAGKAREGVKGEIPNPISPPSGCTFHPRCPLVFERCRVENPPVIDGVACHAVNQGRIAAA; from the coding sequence GTGAATCAAGGTCCCCCCGAGCGCCCCTTCGTCCAGGTCCGTGACCTGCGCCGTATCTTCGACGTCTCGAAGCCCTGGCTCAACCGCGTGCTGGAGCGCGCGCCGCGCCAATATCTCAAGGCCGTCGACGGCGTCTCCTTCGACATTCGCCGGGGCGAGACCTTTGCCTTGGTCGGCGAGTCCGGCTCGGGAAAATCGACCGTCGCGCGCATGGTCGTCGGCCTGCTGCCGCCCTCGGACGGCACGGTCTCGATCGCCGGCATCTCGATGAACGACGTCAATGTGGCGCAGGAGCGCCAGCGCCTGCGCCGGCGCATCCAGATGATCTTCCAGGATCCCTATGCCAGCCTCAACCCGCGCTGGCGTGTCGGGCGGATCATCGCCGAGCCGATCCGCGCCTTCGGCATCGTCCATGGCGAAGCGGACATCACCGGCCGCGTCGGAGAATTGCTGACGCTGGTCGGCCTGCATCCCGACGATGCCGGGAAATTCCCGCATGAATTCTCCGGCGGCCAGCGCCAGCGCATCGCGATCGCCCGTGCGCTCGCCTCCAATGCCGAGTTCATCGTCTGCGACGAGCCGACATCGGCGCTCGACGTCTCGGTCCAGGCCCAGATCCTCAACCTCATGCGCGATCTGCAGCAGAGATTCGGGCTGACCTATCTGTTCATCTCGCACAACCTCGCGGTCGTCAGGCACATGGCGACGCGCATCGGCGTGATGTATCTCGGCCGCCTCGTCGAGGTCTCGGAGGGCAAGCAGCTCTTCTCGCATCCGCGCCATCCCTATACGCGCATGCTGCTCGACGCGGTGCCCGACGTGGCCATGGCCGGCAAGGCGCGCGAGGGCGTGAAGGGCGAGATCCCGAACCCGATCAGCCCGCCCTCGGGCTGCACCTTCCATCCGCGCTGCCCCCTGGTCTTCGAGCGCTGCCGCGTCGAGAACCCGCCGGTGATCGACGGGGTGGCCTGCCACGCGGTCAATCAGGGTCGCATAGCTGCGGCTTGA
- a CDS encoding DUF2478 domain-containing protein produces MTLLAAIPYSQGFPIDGFMAGLARRLKDRGVRLGGVVQLNADDCESGCAAMMLEDLASGRHFPISEDRGAGSAGCRLDATGLAAAGGAMASALAGGAELVIVNKFGRQEMLGQGLRQEIAAALLAGLPLLIAVRRDFLPAWRDFAGEDWVELAPEEAAVEAWAAAQARIAA; encoded by the coding sequence ATGACTTTGCTCGCGGCCATTCCCTATTCCCAGGGCTTCCCGATCGACGGCTTCATGGCCGGCCTCGCGCGACGCCTGAAGGATCGCGGCGTCAGGCTCGGCGGCGTCGTGCAGCTCAACGCGGATGACTGTGAGAGCGGTTGTGCGGCGATGATGCTGGAGGATCTGGCGAGCGGCCGGCATTTTCCGATCAGCGAGGATCGCGGCGCGGGCTCTGCGGGTTGCAGGCTCGATGCGACCGGGCTCGCAGCCGCCGGCGGTGCGATGGCGTCGGCGCTGGCTGGCGGGGCCGAGCTCGTGATCGTCAACAAATTCGGCCGGCAGGAGATGCTCGGCCAGGGCTTGCGGCAGGAGATCGCCGCCGCCTTGCTGGCCGGCCTGCCGCTGCTCATCGCCGTCCGCCGCGATTTCCTGCCGGCCTGGCGCGATTTCGCCGGCGAGGATTGGGTCGAGCTCGCGCCCGAGGAGGCCGCCGTCGAGGCCTGGGCCGCCGCGCAAGCGCGCATCGCGGCCTGA
- a CDS encoding formate dehydrogenase accessory sulfurtransferase FdhD, with protein sequence MSFLDDYLVRPDPAAPRLGATVSGIDQTGAVVETRVVTERALTLYLNTQEIVTMMTIGDHPDYLALGYLLNQNMLKRGDVVEAVDYDEELEVVVVRTPERTNFEAKLKKKTLTSGCAQGTAFGDLMEAIDEIELPKAELRTSWLYALTRKINTTPSLYLEAGAIHGCVLCEGDRPLVYMEDVGRHNAVDKVAGWMFRHDVDPAKMIFYTTGRLTSEMVIKTVRMGIPVLVSRSGFTEWGVELARKAGLTLIGRARGKRFVALAGEGNIVFDQDPESVEEEGGKSRRKGAERDD encoded by the coding sequence ATGAGCTTTCTCGACGATTACCTGGTGCGCCCGGACCCCGCCGCGCCGCGCCTGGGCGCGACCGTCTCTGGCATCGACCAGACGGGAGCTGTAGTCGAGACCCGTGTCGTCACCGAGCGGGCGCTGACGCTCTATCTGAATACTCAGGAGATCGTCACCATGATGACGATCGGCGATCATCCCGACTATCTCGCGCTCGGCTATCTCCTGAACCAGAACATGCTGAAACGCGGCGATGTCGTCGAGGCGGTCGATTATGACGAGGAGCTCGAAGTCGTGGTGGTGCGCACGCCCGAGCGCACCAATTTCGAGGCGAAGCTGAAGAAGAAGACGCTGACCTCCGGCTGTGCCCAGGGCACCGCTTTTGGCGACTTGATGGAAGCGATCGACGAGATCGAACTGCCCAAGGCCGAACTGCGCACGAGTTGGCTCTACGCGCTGACCCGCAAGATCAACACCACGCCCTCGCTCTATCTCGAGGCCGGCGCGATCCATGGCTGCGTGCTCTGCGAGGGCGATCGGCCCCTGGTCTATATGGAGGATGTCGGCCGCCACAACGCCGTCGACAAGGTCGCCGGCTGGATGTTCCGCCACGATGTCGATCCTGCGAAGATGATCTTCTACACAACCGGCCGTCTGACCTCGGAAATGGTGATCAAGACCGTCCGCATGGGCATCCCCGTGCTGGTCTCGCGCTCCGGCTTCACCGAATGGGGTGTCGAGCTGGCGCGGAAAGCCGGGCTGACCCTGATCGGCCGGGCGCGCGGCAAGCGCTTCGTCGCGCTCGCCGGCGAGGGCAACATCGTCTTCGACCAGGATCCCGAGAGCGTCGAGGAAGAGGGCGGCAAGAGCCGGCGCAAGGGGGCGGAGCGTGATGACTGA
- the mobA gene encoding molybdenum cofactor guanylyltransferase MobA, with protein sequence MTEPTLGLLLAGGLARRMGGGDKPLRMIAGRSILAHVIERLGPQCESLLINANGDPARFSDYGLPVVADSVPDFAGPLAGILAGLDWMAQHRPGSNWMVSVAADTPFIPRDLVTRLHRARAELNVPLACAASGGWTHPVIGLWPLVLREDLRQALTVEDERKIDRWTARHGCASAEWPVDPVDPFFNANRPEDLTEAEQLFANLSPNGG encoded by the coding sequence ATGACTGAGCCCACCCTCGGGCTGCTCCTCGCTGGCGGCCTCGCGCGGCGGATGGGCGGTGGCGACAAGCCGTTGCGGATGATTGCGGGCCGCTCCATCCTCGCTCATGTGATCGAACGCCTCGGCCCGCAATGCGAGAGCCTGCTGATCAACGCCAATGGCGATCCGGCGCGCTTTTCCGATTATGGCCTGCCGGTCGTCGCCGACAGCGTGCCCGATTTCGCCGGCCCGCTCGCCGGCATCCTGGCCGGGCTCGACTGGATGGCGCAGCACCGGCCCGGATCGAACTGGATGGTCAGCGTCGCCGCCGACACGCCCTTCATCCCGCGCGATCTCGTCACCCGGCTGCATCGGGCTCGCGCGGAGCTGAATGTTCCACTTGCCTGCGCCGCATCGGGCGGCTGGACGCATCCCGTCATCGGGCTCTGGCCGCTGGTACTGCGCGAGGACCTGCGCCAGGCGCTGACCGTCGAGGATGAGCGCAAGATCGACCGCTGGACGGCGCGCCATGGCTGCGCCAGCGCGGAGTGGCCGGTCGATCCCGTCGATCCGTTCTTCAACGCCAACCGGCCGGAGGATCTGACCGAGGCCGAGCAGCTTTTCGCGAACCTTTCGCCAAATGGCGGCTGA
- a CDS encoding Mrp/NBP35 family ATP-binding protein, translating into MALTQADILRALELVKLPASGQSLAASGRVNNILIDGGKVIFAIGIDATEADAMEPVRRQAESAVSGLPGVTQVLVGLTADKAPSSAAAQARSQAHRPAPGPGGPPPKAAGVPGVKQIIAVASGKGGVGKSTTTANLAVALSVLGLKVGVLDADIYGPSVPKIFGITGKPKLISGRTLAPMEAYGLKIMSIGFLIDEETPMIWRGPMVISAITQMLREVAWGELDVLVVDMPPGTGDAQLTMAQQTPLAGAVIVSTPQDLALLDARRGVAMFRKVEVPILGVVENMSYFICPECGHRSDIFAHGGARHEAERLGVPFLGEVPLAMSIRETSDGGRPIVASDPDSAHAKAYLAIARQVQAGLSGAVRAAPRIVIE; encoded by the coding sequence TTGGCCCTGACCCAAGCCGACATCCTGCGCGCGCTCGAACTGGTGAAGCTGCCGGCCAGCGGGCAATCGCTCGCCGCGTCCGGCCGCGTCAACAACATCCTGATCGACGGTGGCAAGGTGATCTTCGCGATCGGCATCGACGCGACCGAGGCCGATGCGATGGAGCCGGTGCGCAGACAGGCGGAAAGCGCCGTCTCCGGCCTGCCGGGAGTGACGCAGGTGCTGGTCGGCCTCACCGCCGACAAGGCGCCTTCCTCGGCCGCGGCCCAGGCGCGCAGCCAAGCGCATCGCCCCGCACCCGGCCCAGGCGGGCCACCTCCCAAGGCCGCCGGCGTTCCCGGCGTGAAGCAGATCATCGCGGTCGCCAGCGGCAAGGGCGGCGTCGGCAAATCCACCACCACCGCCAATCTCGCCGTTGCGCTCAGCGTGCTGGGCCTCAAGGTCGGCGTGCTCGACGCCGATATCTACGGCCCGTCCGTGCCGAAAATCTTCGGCATCACCGGCAAGCCGAAGCTGATCTCGGGCCGGACGCTCGCGCCGATGGAGGCTTATGGCCTCAAGATCATGTCGATCGGCTTCCTGATCGACGAGGAAACGCCGATGATCTGGCGCGGGCCGATGGTGATCTCGGCCATCACCCAGATGCTGCGCGAGGTCGCCTGGGGCGAGCTCGACGTACTCGTGGTCGACATGCCGCCGGGTACCGGCGACGCGCAGCTCACCATGGCCCAGCAGACGCCGCTGGCGGGCGCCGTCATCGTCTCGACGCCGCAGGATCTGGCGCTGCTCGATGCCCGGCGCGGCGTCGCGATGTTCCGCAAGGTCGAGGTGCCGATCCTCGGCGTGGTCGAGAATATGAGCTATTTCATCTGCCCGGAATGCGGCCACCGCTCCGATATCTTCGCCCATGGCGGGGCGCGGCACGAAGCGGAACGCCTCGGCGTGCCCTTCCTCGGCGAGGTGCCGCTCGCCATGTCGATCCGCGAAACCTCCGATGGTGGCCGCCCGATCGTCGCCAGCGACCCCGACAGCGCCCATGCGAAGGCCTATCTCGCAATCGCGCGGCAAGTGCAGGCGGGCTTAAGCGGCGCGGTCAGGGCAGCGCCCCGCATCGTCATCGAGTGA
- a CDS encoding sulfurtransferase TusA family protein, producing the protein MTPIPLNLRGLKCPLPALRVRKALKGAAAGALFVVECTDPMAAIDIPNLMRETGDAIERSASEGDLLVFHIRKAAA; encoded by the coding sequence ATGACCCCGATCCCGCTCAATCTACGCGGCCTGAAATGCCCCCTGCCCGCGCTCAGGGTGCGCAAGGCGCTGAAGGGCGCTGCAGCCGGCGCGCTCTTCGTGGTCGAATGTACCGATCCGATGGCGGCGATCGACATTCCCAATCTGATGCGCGAGACCGGCGACGCGATCGAACGCAGCGCGAGCGAGGGTGACCTGCTCGTCTTTCATATCCGCAAGGCGGCGGCCTGA
- a CDS encoding c-type cytochrome yields the protein MLAAPAPAQELRGHGGPVRAVAVSADGQFALTGSFDQSAILWRLSTGSAEKVLRFHQGAVNAAATVNGIGFATGGEDGRIALWQGDANEPARVIEGHKGQVSALAVSPEGGSIASASWDETLRVTSLADGSARVLEGHKGPVNGVAFAPGGAVVSSGYDATLRIWPAGDGPARIVTLPAPLNGVVVAPDGEIAVAAADGRLRLFGPEGEARAEIEIGQTPLIALTLSADGATIAAGGLRGQVALIDRKARAIRATLLGPGLPVWSLAFLPGGKELLSGGADRLVRRWNAVTGEHIGTVVPRAGEDVLAAFQGERGAQVFRACAACHTLAPADGNRAGPTLHGLFGRRIATAPGYAYSDAFRTLDIVWSKETVAKLFELGPNAYTPGTKMPEQTIGSAEDRQALVQWLEKVTR from the coding sequence ATGCTTGCCGCGCCTGCCCCCGCCCAGGAGCTGCGCGGCCATGGCGGGCCGGTGCGCGCGGTCGCGGTCTCTGCCGACGGGCAGTTCGCGCTGACGGGCTCCTTCGATCAATCGGCGATCCTCTGGCGATTAAGCACGGGCAGCGCCGAAAAGGTGCTGCGCTTCCACCAGGGCGCGGTCAACGCGGCTGCGACCGTGAACGGCATCGGCTTCGCCACAGGCGGGGAGGATGGCCGCATCGCGCTCTGGCAAGGCGATGCGAACGAGCCGGCGCGGGTGATCGAGGGGCATAAGGGGCAGGTCTCGGCGCTCGCGGTCTCGCCCGAAGGCGGCAGCATCGCCTCCGCCTCCTGGGACGAGACGTTGCGCGTGACCTCGCTCGCCGATGGCTCCGCGCGCGTGCTGGAGGGGCATAAGGGGCCGGTGAACGGCGTCGCCTTCGCGCCCGGCGGGGCCGTCGTCAGCTCCGGCTACGACGCAACCTTGCGGATCTGGCCGGCGGGCGACGGGCCGGCCAGGATCGTCACGCTGCCGGCGCCGCTCAACGGCGTCGTGGTCGCGCCCGATGGCGAGATCGCGGTCGCCGCCGCCGATGGCAGGCTCAGGCTGTTCGGCCCCGAGGGAGAGGCCCGCGCCGAGATCGAGATCGGTCAGACGCCGTTGATCGCGCTGACGCTCTCGGCCGATGGCGCGACGATCGCGGCGGGCGGCTTGCGCGGGCAGGTCGCGCTGATCGACCGCAAGGCGCGTGCGATCCGGGCGACGCTGCTCGGGCCCGGCTTGCCCGTTTGGTCCCTGGCTTTCCTGCCCGGCGGCAAGGAGTTGCTCTCGGGCGGCGCGGACCGGCTGGTCCGGCGCTGGAACGCGGTCACCGGCGAGCACATCGGCACTGTGGTTCCGCGCGCCGGCGAGGACGTGCTGGCGGCCTTCCAGGGCGAGCGCGGCGCGCAGGTCTTTCGCGCCTGCGCCGCCTGCCACACGCTCGCCCCGGCGGATGGCAACCGGGCGGGGCCGACGCTGCATGGCCTCTTCGGACGCAGGATCGCGACCGCGCCGGGCTACGCCTATTCCGACGCCTTCAGGACGCTGGACATCGTCTGGAGCAAGGAGACGGTGGCGAAACTCTTCGAGCTCGGGCCGAATGCCTATACGCCAGGAACCAAGATGCCGGAGCAGACGATCGGTTCGGCCGAGGACCGGCAGGCATTGGTGCAGTGGCTGGAGAAGGTGACGCGGTGA
- a CDS encoding 4Fe-4S binding protein, with the protein MTGTARTLMVCSCEDTMPLDGEALARGCKGGEIRTARHLCRTQTEIFTKLLGERDAITVGCTQEAPLFEEIAADLDYSGDLVFANIRETGGWAREAKSAGPKMAALLAAAAEPMPPTSFTTLESKGVALVYGHDEVALSVGRTLAEHLDVTILLSRPGEITPPRLSDIPVLKGTIVAATGWLGAFDLTVNDYAAPSPSSRGKLVFGEARNGANSQCDIVIDVSGGAPLFPAGDLRAGYLRADPRDQAAVERLIGQASHLVGEFDKPAYVRLNQDLCAHSRSSKTGCTRCLELCPTGAITPAGDHVAISAEICAGCGACAAVCPTGAVTYALPPTDALLRRLRTLLTTYTEAGGREAVLLLHDGEHGEALIDALARFGDGLPARVLPLRVNEITQIGLETHAAALAFGASAIRVLGRAKPKHDLSGLTRNLDYANALAGALGYSEGRAGLIETDDPDQLAQALARIAPSATSATPARFRPMGDGRPLLRQTIGELHAAAPTPIAAVAMPPLAPFGTIHVDSEGCTLCLACVSACPVQALSDNPDRPTLAFQEDLCVQCGLCAATCPEKVITLEPRLDFDAWAGGKRVLKQEEPFHCINCAKPFGVRSTIEKIAAKLENKHWMFSGDAAKRISVIRMCEDCRVEVVVNESFDPHLSPQRPPVRTTDDYLRERAERGEDPLQ; encoded by the coding sequence ATGACCGGCACCGCACGCACGCTGATGGTCTGCTCCTGCGAGGACACGATGCCGCTCGATGGCGAGGCGCTGGCGCGTGGTTGCAAGGGCGGCGAGATCAGGACGGCGCGGCATCTCTGCCGCACGCAGACGGAGATCTTCACCAAGCTGCTCGGCGAGCGCGACGCCATCACCGTCGGCTGCACGCAGGAGGCCCCGCTTTTCGAAGAAATTGCTGCGGACCTCGACTACTCCGGCGATCTCGTCTTCGCCAATATCCGTGAGACCGGCGGCTGGGCGCGCGAGGCGAAGTCGGCCGGCCCCAAGATGGCGGCTCTGCTGGCAGCCGCCGCCGAGCCGATGCCGCCGACGAGCTTCACCACATTGGAAAGCAAGGGCGTGGCGCTGGTCTATGGTCATGACGAGGTCGCGCTCTCGGTCGGGCGGACGCTGGCCGAACATCTCGACGTCACTATCCTGCTCTCGCGGCCCGGCGAGATCACGCCGCCGCGCCTCTCCGACATCCCGGTGCTGAAGGGCACGATCGTCGCCGCGACCGGCTGGCTTGGCGCCTTCGATCTGACGGTCAACGATTACGCCGCGCCCTCCCCCTCCTCGCGGGGCAAGCTCGTCTTCGGTGAAGCGCGCAATGGCGCGAATTCGCAATGCGACATCGTTATCGATGTTTCCGGCGGCGCGCCTCTCTTCCCGGCCGGCGATTTGCGCGCTGGCTATCTGCGTGCCGACCCGCGCGACCAAGCGGCGGTCGAGCGCCTGATCGGACAGGCCAGCCATCTCGTCGGCGAATTCGACAAGCCGGCTTACGTCCGGCTGAACCAGGATCTTTGCGCCCATTCGCGCTCGTCCAAGACCGGCTGCACGCGCTGCCTCGAGCTCTGCCCGACCGGGGCGATCACGCCAGCGGGCGACCATGTCGCGATCTCGGCCGAGATCTGCGCCGGCTGCGGCGCTTGCGCCGCCGTCTGCCCGACCGGCGCCGTGACCTACGCCCTGCCACCGACCGACGCGCTGCTGCGCCGCCTGCGCACCCTGCTGACCACCTATACTGAGGCCGGCGGCCGCGAGGCCGTGCTGCTGCTGCATGACGGCGAGCATGGCGAGGCGCTGATCGACGCGCTCGCCCGCTTCGGTGACGGCTTGCCGGCACGCGTGCTGCCGCTGCGCGTCAACGAGATCACGCAGATCGGGCTCGAGACCCATGCGGCGGCGCTGGCGTTCGGGGCGTCTGCCATCCGCGTGCTCGGCCGCGCCAAGCCGAAGCACGACCTCTCCGGCCTGACCCGCAATCTCGACTACGCCAACGCGCTCGCAGGCGCGCTCGGCTATAGCGAGGGCCGCGCCGGGCTGATCGAGACCGACGACCCCGACCAATTGGCGCAGGCGCTGGCGCGGATCGCACCCAGTGCGACGAGCGCCACGCCGGCCCGCTTCCGCCCGATGGGCGATGGCCGGCCGCTGCTGCGCCAGACGATCGGGGAACTGCATGCCGCCGCACCGACGCCCATCGCGGCCGTGGCGATGCCGCCGCTCGCCCCCTTCGGGACGATCCATGTCGACAGCGAGGGCTGCACGCTCTGCCTGGCTTGCGTCTCCGCCTGCCCGGTGCAGGCGCTCTCGGACAATCCCGACCGGCCGACGCTCGCCTTCCAGGAAGACCTTTGCGTGCAATGCGGGCTCTGCGCCGCGACCTGCCCGGAAAAGGTGATCACTCTGGAGCCGCGCCTCGATTTCGACGCCTGGGCCGGCGGCAAGCGCGTGCTGAAGCAGGAAGAGCCCTTCCACTGCATCAACTGCGCAAAACCCTTCGGCGTCAGGAGCACGATCGAGAAGATCGCGGCCAAGCTGGAGAACAAGCACTGGATGTTCTCAGGCGACGCCGCCAAGCGCATCTCGGTGATCAGGATGTGCGAGGACTGCCGCGTCGAGGTCGTGGTCAATGAGAGCTTCGACCCACATCTCTCGCCGCAGCGCCCGCCGGTGCGCACCACGGACGATTATCTGCGCGAACGGGCGGAACGGGGCGAGGATCCGTTGCAGTAG
- a CDS encoding biotin/lipoate--protein ligase family protein, whose amino-acid sequence MPVNVPRPDDLRREPVLPPGFSLVTLREAGDAFAHAQAIAAEAGAATLVWVRRFDIVEFAVVLEPDAVLGEARLAHYLAMNALADALAVHCPPERPVLFRWPDALIYDHGLIGGGRLAWPQDCGEGDVPDWLVFGAMLRATTMAPFALGQTGVGMAEEGFEEVDAVDLIESFARHLMLGVTHWQSDGPKAVARRWLDRLDKVVGIRHGIEANGDLIATSQSGAERRSLVDALGRADWLDRDSGGPKL is encoded by the coding sequence ATGCCGGTGAATGTCCCGCGCCCTGACGATCTCAGGCGGGAGCCTGTCCTGCCGCCGGGCTTTTCGCTTGTGACCCTGCGCGAAGCCGGCGACGCCTTCGCCCATGCCCAGGCGATCGCCGCCGAGGCGGGGGCTGCGACGCTGGTCTGGGTGCGCCGCTTCGACATCGTCGAATTCGCGGTGGTACTGGAGCCGGACGCCGTGCTCGGCGAGGCGCGACTCGCCCACTATCTCGCGATGAATGCGCTTGCCGACGCGCTTGCCGTGCATTGCCCGCCGGAGCGGCCGGTCCTGTTCCGCTGGCCTGACGCGCTGATCTACGACCATGGCCTGATCGGCGGCGGCCGGCTCGCCTGGCCGCAGGATTGCGGCGAGGGCGATGTGCCGGATTGGCTGGTCTTCGGCGCGATGCTGCGCGCCACCACCATGGCGCCCTTCGCGCTGGGGCAGACCGGCGTCGGCATGGCGGAGGAAGGTTTCGAGGAGGTCGACGCCGTCGATCTGATCGAATCCTTCGCGCGCCATCTCATGCTCGGTGTCACGCATTGGCAAAGCGATGGCCCAAAGGCCGTGGCCCGCCGCTGGCTCGACCGGCTCGACAAGGTCGTCGGCATCCGCCACGGCATCGAGGCGAATGGCGATCTCATCGCGACCTCGCAGAGTGGCGCCGAGCGCCGGAGCCTGGTCGATGCGCTGGGCCGGGCCGACTGGCTCGACCGCGACAGCGGCGGGCCCAAGCTGTGA
- a CDS encoding DUF6505 family protein, translating to MNALKLPRAIRLDPSDRFVFRRAAEPGEWLVTGSFLFDPTGIAALDAKGRTAFRSGFLGIASFGWSTLAVVSEATEAEREAAIAQLAGHLVAKLGAPDLATARAAAAEEVAFAASLCDHPAQTLIALHRTLEDGEIRERFRTLTPRGEPGGTGFRAFEFMEVEGEDGPQDEVDLLALGKTPVSGKKLASGKKTDAS from the coding sequence GTGAACGCGCTCAAACTGCCACGCGCGATCCGGCTCGACCCGTCGGACAGATTCGTCTTCCGCCGCGCCGCCGAGCCCGGCGAATGGCTGGTGACCGGCTCCTTCCTGTTCGATCCCACCGGGATCGCGGCACTCGACGCCAAGGGGCGCACAGCCTTCCGCTCCGGCTTCCTCGGCATTGCGAGCTTCGGCTGGAGCACCCTGGCGGTGGTGAGCGAGGCGACGGAGGCGGAGCGCGAGGCCGCGATCGCGCAGCTTGCCGGCCATCTCGTTGCAAAACTCGGCGCGCCCGATCTCGCCACGGCGCGCGCTGCTGCGGCCGAGGAGGTCGCCTTCGCCGCCTCGCTCTGCGACCATCCGGCGCAGACGCTGATCGCCTTGCATCGGACGCTGGAGGATGGCGAAATCCGCGAGCGTTTCCGCACGCTGACCCCGCGCGGCGAGCCGGGCGGCACGGGTTTCCGCGCCTTCGAGTTTATGGAGGTCGAGGGCGAGGACGGGCCGCAGGACGAGGTCGATCTGCTGGCGCTGGGCAAGACGCCGGTATCGGGCAAGAAACTGGCATCGGGAAAGAAGACGGACGCATCATGA
- a CDS encoding DUF6352 family protein, whose protein sequence is MMHFWATSGHVLLDRAAGGGLVVTDDFLKAYLARPEVLPPEEACDAERALHAKLMATPQAEVAAAEIAAIADEDARENWRFLVGWRDRLLAAPTLEAAYARIIREGVAGVPPLFLDQLAHVILRGALDDVDDPYVVRAAECLFRPQRVTLHENTILLADAEIIEGHEADRHASPLLAMLGGPAVTSLDILKAANADRYWQRSDGFDMALDLGGSPSGRAALAAALRHWVRALHGFDVVIEPIESVRDADWRWFVGLDAQATAIGNALWQGKSVGEEALSRVLALYRMTLPPDAPVLVAAQARPIYLIMAMSADKILRLKPQNLVTGLPLSANAMTN, encoded by the coding sequence ATGATGCATTTCTGGGCGACCTCCGGCCATGTCCTGCTGGACCGCGCCGCCGGCGGCGGGCTCGTCGTCACCGATGATTTCCTCAAGGCCTATCTGGCGCGGCCCGAAGTGCTGCCGCCCGAGGAGGCCTGCGACGCCGAGCGCGCGCTGCATGCCAAGCTGATGGCGACGCCTCAGGCCGAGGTGGCGGCGGCCGAGATCGCTGCGATCGCAGACGAGGATGCCCGTGAGAACTGGCGCTTCCTGGTCGGTTGGCGCGACCGGTTGCTCGCTGCGCCGACGCTGGAGGCGGCCTATGCGCGGATCATCCGCGAGGGCGTCGCGGGCGTGCCGCCCTTGTTCCTCGACCAGCTCGCCCATGTCATCCTGCGCGGTGCGCTCGATGATGTCGACGACCCCTATGTGGTGCGCGCCGCCGAATGCCTGTTCCGGCCGCAGCGCGTCACCCTGCACGAGAACACCATCCTTCTGGCCGATGCGGAGATCATCGAGGGCCATGAGGCCGATCGTCATGCCTCGCCCCTGCTCGCCATGCTGGGCGGCCCGGCCGTGACCTCGCTCGACATCCTCAAAGCCGCCAATGCCGACCGCTATTGGCAGCGCTCCGACGGCTTCGACATGGCGCTCGATCTCGGCGGTTCGCCATCGGGGCGAGCGGCGCTGGCGGCGGCGCTGCGCCATTGGGTGCGCGCCCTGCACGGCTTCGATGTCGTCATCGAGCCGATCGAGAGCGTCAGGGATGCCGACTGGCGCTGGTTCGTCGGGCTCGATGCGCAGGCGACGGCGATCGGCAACGCGCTCTGGCAGGGCAAGAGCGTCGGTGAGGAGGCGCTGTCGCGCGTGCTGGCGCTCTACAGGATGACGCTGCCGCCCGATGCGCCGGTGTTGGTGGCGGCGCAGGCAAGGCCCATCTATCTCATCATGGCGATGTCGGCCGACAAGATCCTGCGCCTGAAGCCGCAGAATCTGGTGACAGGCCTGCCCCTGTCGGCGAACGCGATGACGAATTGA
- a CDS encoding DUF3305 domain-containing protein, with product MTQVHIEVGIVVERRAIDSPWVDHAWSPLAVLPEPPALAPWTELASEPGRRSVYLGPATLTLHSVDTAHFRENFQAGRAKLWVAIRPTGIEPELDFVGVTADPFEGEVYAENVGDIVEALPMPALIAEQVLAFFEAHHVEREFIKRKRSEHDPRKGGVPRPEPGLRRGEGER from the coding sequence ATGACGCAAGTGCACATCGAGGTCGGGATCGTGGTCGAGCGGCGCGCGATCGATTCGCCCTGGGTCGACCATGCCTGGAGCCCGCTCGCCGTGCTGCCCGAGCCGCCGGCGCTCGCACCCTGGACCGAGCTTGCCAGCGAGCCCGGCCGGCGCAGCGTCTATCTCGGCCCGGCGACGCTGACGCTGCATTCGGTCGACACGGCGCATTTCCGCGAGAACTTCCAGGCCGGCCGGGCCAAGCTCTGGGTCGCGATCCGGCCGACCGGGATCGAGCCCGAGCTGGACTTCGTCGGCGTCACCGCCGACCCGTTCGAGGGCGAGGTCTATGCCGAGAATGTCGGGGACATCGTCGAGGCCCTGCCGATGCCGGCCCTGATTGCCGAACAGGTGCTCGCCTTCTTCGAGGCGCATCATGTCGAGCGCGAATTCATCAAGCGCAAGCGCAGCGAGCATGATCCGCGCAAGGGCGGCGTGCCGCGTCCGGAGCCGGGCCTGCGCCGAGGCGAGGGCGAGAGATGA